One genomic segment of Ctenopharyngodon idella isolate HZGC_01 chromosome 7, HZGC01, whole genome shotgun sequence includes these proteins:
- the faah2b gene encoding fatty-acid amide hydrolase 2-B isoform X3, with translation MPCFFNGIFGHKPSKDVVSNDGQFPACSGLQNDYLGSGPMCRYAEDLLPLLKIMTGPTADKLFLSKEVDLKKLRFFTVVDDGGSPLTSPVDKQLIEAQKRVAARIEADLGVTVKEVSFPQLKYSFQIWDTFLALPDKDGKPPQAFVEQMADGGSVWPVWELIKRIFGRSEHTVAAIGLALMESSHSSKPSQFILKQKEELQREMEDLLGTDGVLFYPSHPLLAPKHHHPLFTPYNFAYTGILNILGLPVTQCPLGLSKERLPLGVQVVAGKFQDRLTLAVALYLEKTFGGWVDPGVV, from the exons ATGCCGTGTTTTTTCAATGGGATTTTTGGCCACAAACCTTCAAAAG atGTGGTTTCAAATGACGGTCAGTTTCCCGCATGTTCTGGTCTCCAAAATGACTACCTGGGTTCTGGTCCAATGTGTCGCTACGCTGAAGACCTGCTCCCTCTCCTGAAGATAATGACCGGGCCCACTGCAGACAA GCTCTTCCTCTCAAAAGAGGTGGATCTGAAAAAGTTACGTTTTTTCACTGTAGTAGATGATGGTGGATCTCCACTGACATCTCCAGTAGACAAACAGCTCATTGAAGCTCAAAAGAGG GTGGCTGCACGTATAGAGGCGGATCTAGGAGTTACAGTTAAAGAAGTTAGTTTTCCTCAGCTCAAATACTCTTTTCAGATTTGGGACACATTCTTGGCTCTACCTGACAAAGATGGCAAG CCTCCACAGGCTTTTGTTGAACAAATGGCAGATGGAGGCTCTGTGTGGCCTGTTTGGGAGCTGATAAAGAGGATATTTGGAAGATCTGAACACACTGTGGCTGCTATTG GTTTGGCTCTAATGGAGAGTTCTCACAGTTCTAAGCCATCTCAGTTCATCCTAAAGCAGAAGGAGGAACTGCAAAGAGAGATGGAGGATCTGCTGGGGACAGATGGAGTGCTGTTCTACCCGTCTCATCCTCTTCTCGCCCCCAAACACCACCACCCCCTATTTACTCCATACAACTTTGCTTACACAG GGATCCTGAACATCCTCGGCCTGCCAGTAACCCAGTGTCCACTGGGTTTGAGTAAGGAGCGATTGCCCTTGGGCGTGCAGGTGGTGGCTGGGAAGTTTCAAGACCGTCTAACCTTGGCTGTGGCGCTCTACCTGGAGAAGACTTTCGGAGGCTGGGTCGATCCTGGAGTGGTTTGA
- the c7h4orf48 gene encoding neuropeptide-like protein C4orf48 homolog — MLRDSMRPSGALMTVMLLVLIQLLGFKPIHAEESGTVIPAESRPCVDCHAFEFMQRALQDLKKTAFNLDSRTESLVLRAERRALCDCMPASSLR, encoded by the exons ATGCTGCGCGACAGTATGAGGCCAAGCGGAGCACTAATGACAGTGATGCTGCTGGTACTGATCCAGCTCCTTGGTTTCAAACCGATTCATGCCGAGGAATCAGGGACGGTCATCCCCGCTGAGA GCCGGCCATGTGTTGATTGTCATGCCTTCGAGTTCATGCAGAGAGCTTTGCAAGACCTGAAGAAAACAGCTTTCAACTTAGACTCACGG acgGAGAGTTTGGTGCTGAGGGCTGAGAGGAGGGCACTGTGCGACTGCATGCCGGCCAGCAGCCTGCGCTAA
- the nelfa gene encoding negative elongation factor A has product MASMRESDTGLWLHNKLGSTDELWTPSSIASLLTVSVIDNIRLCFSSLSPPVKLKLLLGMLHLPRRTVDEMKEALSEIIQLATVDSEPWVLMVADILKSFPETGSLNLDLEEQNPNVQDILGELREKVNECEASSMLPLECQYLNKSALTTLVGPLTPPIKHFQLKRKPKSATLRAELLQKSTETAQQLKKTAGVPFHSKGRGLVKKIDTTTPLKGIPKAPFRSPTTPSMFSPPSNRTPIAPARTPLRKERGVKLLDISELDMVGAGREAKRRRKTLDTEAGEKVAKEEAVVENATPDYAAGLVSTQKLGALNNESALPSTSYLPATPSMVPSSSYIPSSETQPANAGGSGREPTNRQSEESSAPSASASLPGQFKQRPPMYNASTASPTAPTSPTTPTSTPTNNAPPPAATAAQPDMPTQPPTTAAQPAPTPVPPQTQPKKNLSLTREQMYAAQEMFKTANKVTRPEKALILGFMAGSRENPCPEQGDIIQIKLSEHTEVLPKADGTGSTTMLVDTVFEMNYSTGQWTRLKKYKPITNVS; this is encoded by the exons ATGGCGTCGATGAGGGAGAGCGACACCGGCCTGTGGCTCCACAACAAACTTGGATCGACAGACGAGCTGTGGACACCTTCGAGCATCGCTTCCCTACTCACGGTATCGGTCATCGACAACATACGGCTGTGTTTCTCCAGTTTGTCGCCTCCGGTGAAGCTCAAACTCTTGCTGGGGATGCTGCACCTCCCGCGCAGGACCGTGGATGAG ATGAAGGAAGCTCTGTCAGAGATCATTCAGTTGGCCACTGTGGACTCTGAGCCGTGGGTGTTAATGGTGGCTGATATTCTGAAATCATTTCCAGAGACAGGCTCGCTAAACCTGGACCTGGAGGAGCAGAACCCAAATGTACAGGACATACTTGGAGAGCTGCGTGAGAAAG TAAATGAATGTGAAGCGTCGTCCATGTTGCCTCTGGAGTGTCAGTATCTGAACAAGAGTGCTTTGACTACGCTGGTGGGGCCACTCACTCCACCCATCAAGCACTTCCAGCTCAAGAGGAAACCCAAGAGTGCTACGCTCAGAGCTGAGCTGCTTCAGAAAT CCACAGAGACTGCCCAGCAGTTAAAGAAAACAGCAGGAGTGCCATTCCACTCAAAAGGAAGAGGTCTAGTAAAGAAGATTGACACAACAA cTCCGCTGAAGGGCATTCCCAAAGCACCATTCCGGAGCCCTACCACCCCAAGCATGTTCAGCCCTCCCAGTAACAGAACCCCTATTGCCCCTGCCCGCACACCCCTGCGCAAAGAAAGGGGGGTCAAG CTGTTGGATATATCTGAGTTGGATATGGTAGGAGCTGGCAGAGAAGCTAAGAGGAGAAGAAAGACTTTGG ACACAGAAGCTGGAGAGAAGGTGGCCAAAGAAGAGGCGGTTGTGGAGAACGCAACACCAGACTACGCAGCTGGCTTGGTGTCCACACAG AAACTTGGGGCGCTAAACAACGAGAGTGCTCTTCCGTCAACCAGTTACCTTCCCGCAACCCCCAGCATGGTTCCTTCTTCGTCTTATATTCCCAGTTCAGAGACACAGCCAG CGAATGCAGGCGGTTCAGGGCGTGAACCTACAAACCGGCAGTCGGAGGAGTCGTCCGCCCCAAGTGCTTCTGCTTCACTACCCGGCCAGTTTAAACAGCGGCCGCCCATGTATAATGCCAGCACTGCCAGTCCCACCGCCCCCACTTCACCCACCACGCCAACCAGTACGCCTACCAACAATGCCCCGCCTCCTGCCGCCACAGCAGCACAGCCAGACATGCCCACGCAGCCGCCCACCACTGCAGCCCAGCCTGCACCCACGCCAGTGCCCCCACAGACCCAACCGAAAAAGAACCTGTCGCTCACG AGAGAACAGATGTATGCTGCGCAGGAAATGTTCAAGACTGCAAACAAAGTTACACGGCCTGAAAAAGCCCTCATCCTTGGCTTCATGGCAGGATCACGAG AAAACCCCTGTCCAGAGCAGGgtgacatcattcagatcaAACTAAGTGAGCACACAGAAGTACTGCCTAAAGCGGATGGAACCGGCAGCACCACCATGCTGGTGGACACAGTGTTTGAGATGAACTACTCTACTGGACAATGGACCCGCCTCAAGAAATACAAACCCATTACCAATGTCTCCTGA